In Haloarcula salinisoli, one genomic interval encodes:
- a CDS encoding molecular chaperone TorD family protein, translating into MATARDGDALDRDAATRGLVYRALASAFRYPDESFHASAADGDLDAELTRAVDRTTLGVSVPELVTGDDYETLAARYNDIFELGYSEYTDRTDGSLESTGPPVPLYESKYRPEKSWNDVNLDLSRAYRHYGLEIDQGERDNHDALAYELEFAGYLARREATVGSGAAAARLDFHDRHLGHAATGVADRLADEPGTDIYGPLGQFMASFVRADRNDLAARLEGTR; encoded by the coding sequence ATGGCGACGGCGCGTGACGGCGACGCCCTCGACCGCGACGCGGCGACGCGGGGACTGGTCTACCGGGCGCTGGCGTCGGCGTTCCGGTATCCGGACGAATCGTTCCACGCGTCGGCCGCCGACGGCGACCTCGACGCGGAGCTTACGCGTGCGGTCGACCGGACGACGCTCGGTGTCTCCGTACCCGAGCTGGTGACAGGGGACGATTACGAGACACTCGCGGCCCGGTACAACGATATCTTCGAGCTGGGCTACAGCGAGTACACCGACCGGACCGACGGCTCCCTGGAGTCGACCGGGCCGCCGGTGCCGCTGTACGAGTCGAAGTACCGACCGGAGAAATCCTGGAACGACGTGAACCTGGACCTCTCGCGGGCCTATCGGCATTACGGCCTCGAAATCGACCAGGGCGAACGGGACAACCACGACGCGCTGGCCTACGAGCTGGAGTTTGCCGGCTATCTGGCCCGCCGCGAGGCGACCGTCGGTTCGGGCGCGGCCGCCGCCAGGCTCGACTTCCACGACCGGCACCTGGGCCACGCCGCGACGGGCGTCGCCGACCGCCTCGCCGACGAGCCCGGGACCGACATCTACGGCCCGCTGGGCCAGTTCATGGCGTCGTTCGTCCGGGCCGACCGGAACGACCTCGCGGCCCGGCTGGAGGGAACGCGATGA
- a CDS encoding phosphate ABC transporter permease: MSFGRSIDAVPASTDARLRTAVVGLTGAAAVALAGRLLATVLVNAPNGTSRAPVTGLATAGTVLAALALVAAGATDGSPVAGVGLLFAGVFGLLSVVAPAATLPAAVAVTAGTALSVGGRRSVLDGPTGVVAGLFVVALGVGLASGVVGIAATRGLASSLALVAVGLTPAFAAAGPGDLLGGAGAFTVVVAVGLAVPFVTGAVTLVSLGAVGTAMPVVALAVAGAVTTASAAVRERRWLLLAGLVLVAVAGIPATLDRALPFALGLATLLEGQR, encoded by the coding sequence ATGAGCTTCGGCCGCTCCATCGACGCCGTTCCGGCGTCGACCGACGCCCGTCTCCGGACCGCGGTCGTCGGGCTCACCGGCGCCGCGGCGGTCGCGCTGGCGGGGCGGCTGCTGGCGACGGTGCTGGTCAACGCCCCGAACGGCACCAGTCGGGCGCCCGTGACCGGGCTGGCGACCGCTGGGACCGTCCTCGCGGCGCTCGCACTCGTGGCCGCCGGCGCGACCGACGGGTCGCCGGTGGCCGGTGTCGGGCTGCTATTTGCCGGCGTCTTCGGGCTGCTCTCGGTCGTCGCCCCGGCCGCTACGCTCCCCGCGGCCGTCGCCGTGACAGCCGGCACTGCGCTCTCCGTCGGCGGCCGCCGGTCCGTGCTGGACGGGCCGACGGGCGTCGTCGCCGGACTGTTCGTCGTCGCGCTGGGTGTGGGACTCGCAAGCGGGGTCGTCGGCATCGCCGCGACTCGCGGGCTCGCGTCCTCGCTCGCACTCGTCGCCGTCGGACTGACGCCGGCGTTCGCGGCGGCGGGCCCCGGCGACCTGCTGGGCGGCGCGGGCGCGTTCACCGTCGTCGTGGCGGTCGGGCTCGCCGTCCCCTTCGTCACCGGTGCTGTCACACTGGTCTCGCTCGGTGCGGTCGGCACCGCCATGCCGGTGGTCGCGCTGGCCGTCGCCGGGGCGGTGACGACCGCGAGCGCGGCCGTCCGTGAGCGCCGCTGGCTCCTTCTGGCCGGGCTCGTGCTGGTCGCCGTCGCCGGCATCCCGGCGACGCTCGACCGCGCGCTCCCGTTCGCGCTCGGGCTCGCCACGCTCCTGGAGGGCCAGCGATGA
- a CDS encoding HEAT repeat domain-containing protein produces the protein MTDDLPDEFEEHMREEPDPQLDPERSPGMHSDIEALEDIEVDRDDVDIGEATPAELAAADTEPVENEDAAELLGRLAEGDHVERRRAALALAEVPTEDAVVVGLARAATGDEDSDVRQFAVEALTGHGGERAAAVAVELLEDPDPWVRAEAVVALDNVDRTAHEADLVETLETDDHHAVKRNAAISLFKIRGAAMADQLLELSRADSERLREWAAHMLGGVDEDRARDRLAELTDDPATVVAQTAERSLAADPRKFRREFGGALENESRLLPGEDRLNRMPDL, from the coding sequence ATGACCGACGACCTCCCCGACGAGTTCGAGGAACACATGCGGGAGGAGCCGGACCCGCAGCTCGACCCCGAACGGAGCCCGGGGATGCACAGCGACATCGAGGCGCTCGAAGATATCGAGGTCGACCGGGACGACGTCGACATCGGCGAGGCGACGCCGGCGGAACTGGCGGCGGCCGACACCGAACCCGTCGAGAACGAGGACGCCGCCGAGCTGCTGGGTCGGCTCGCGGAGGGCGACCACGTCGAGCGTCGCCGGGCCGCCCTCGCGCTGGCCGAGGTCCCCACCGAGGACGCCGTCGTCGTCGGCCTGGCGCGGGCCGCCACCGGCGACGAGGACAGCGACGTCCGGCAGTTCGCCGTCGAGGCGCTGACCGGCCACGGCGGCGAGCGGGCCGCGGCCGTCGCGGTCGAACTGCTCGAGGACCCGGACCCGTGGGTCCGGGCCGAGGCCGTCGTGGCGCTGGATAACGTCGACCGGACGGCCCACGAGGCGGACCTCGTCGAGACCCTGGAGACCGACGACCACCACGCCGTCAAACGCAACGCCGCCATCTCGCTGTTCAAGATACGCGGGGCGGCGATGGCCGACCAGCTACTGGAACTGAGCCGGGCGGACAGCGAACGGCTCCGGGAGTGGGCGGCCCACATGCTCGGCGGCGTCGACGAGGACCGTGCCCGCGACCGGCTCGCGGAGCTGACCGACGACCCCGCGACCGTCGTGGCCCAGACCGCCGAGCGGTCCCTGGCGGCCGACCCCCGGAAATTCCGCCGTGAGTTCGGCGGCGCGCTGGAAAACGAGAGCCGACTCCTCCCCGGCGAGGACCGATTGAACCGGATGCCAGACCTGTGA
- a CDS encoding P-loop NTPase, producing the protein MDSKSTLSDRVEEQLRNVRDPQADLSVFEAGFIENIHVDDREVTIETDMASLDGDASAGVVEAMLRAVDDVEAVESVHVERTTPSSEGRSSVESFDSIVAVASAKGGVGKSTVASSLACALAADGDVALFDADIHGPNVPNLLDVSGPIHSSDEGDPLPVRTGGLEVMSVGLMEDGAPLAWRGAMAHDAVDDLFANTAWENDGTLVVDLPPGTGDVVLTTLQEVPVDGVVVVTTPFHASVSDTARTVELFRDNDVPVLGTVVNMAEYVCDCCGEPNELFAGDALTELDADVLAELPFAKELQGTPSPGAVPEPVTELGEAVTGAIETAGELSVPEDAVDIRGLPPQDRKDAVRDRFESLDSGDPFVLVSDRDPTPVGAFLGRLAEAPRDAFDRFEVRRATPDDWVLETVRP; encoded by the coding sequence ATGGACAGCAAATCCACTCTCTCAGACCGCGTCGAGGAACAGCTCCGTAACGTCCGTGACCCCCAGGCCGACCTCTCGGTGTTCGAGGCCGGCTTCATCGAGAACATCCACGTCGACGACCGCGAGGTGACCATCGAGACGGATATGGCGTCGCTCGACGGCGACGCGAGCGCCGGTGTCGTGGAGGCGATGTTGCGGGCCGTCGACGACGTCGAGGCCGTCGAGTCGGTCCACGTCGAGCGGACGACGCCGTCGAGCGAGGGCCGCTCGTCGGTCGAGTCGTTCGACAGTATCGTCGCCGTCGCCAGCGCGAAAGGCGGCGTCGGGAAATCGACCGTCGCCAGCTCGCTGGCCTGTGCGCTGGCCGCTGACGGCGACGTGGCACTCTTCGACGCCGACATCCACGGGCCGAACGTCCCGAATCTGCTGGACGTCTCGGGGCCGATTCACTCCTCCGACGAGGGCGACCCGCTCCCGGTCCGAACCGGCGGGCTAGAGGTGATGAGCGTCGGCCTGATGGAGGACGGCGCGCCCCTGGCCTGGCGGGGCGCGATGGCCCACGACGCCGTCGACGACCTCTTTGCCAACACGGCCTGGGAGAACGACGGGACCCTCGTCGTCGACCTGCCGCCGGGGACCGGCGACGTGGTGCTGACGACGCTGCAGGAGGTGCCCGTCGACGGTGTCGTCGTGGTGACGACGCCGTTTCACGCCAGCGTCAGCGACACGGCCCGGACTGTCGAGCTCTTCCGGGACAACGACGTGCCGGTGCTTGGCACCGTCGTGAACATGGCCGAGTACGTCTGTGACTGCTGTGGCGAGCCCAACGAGCTGTTCGCGGGCGACGCTCTGACGGAGCTCGACGCCGACGTGCTGGCCGAGCTGCCGTTCGCAAAGGAGCTCCAGGGGACGCCGAGTCCGGGCGCGGTCCCGGAGCCAGTGACCGAACTGGGCGAGGCCGTCACCGGGGCCATCGAGACGGCCGGGGAGCTGTCGGTGCCCGAGGACGCCGTCGACATCCGTGGCCTCCCCCCACAGGACCGGAAAGACGCCGTCCGGGACCGGTTCGAGTCCCTCGACAGCGGCGACCCGTTCGTGCTGGTGAGCGACCGCGACCCGACGCCGGTCGGGGCGTTTCTGGGCCGGCTCGCCGAGGCCCCTCGCGACGCGTTCGACCGGTTCGAGGTGCGGCGAGCGACCCCGGACGACTGGGTACTCGAGACCGTCAGACCGTGA
- a CDS encoding radical SAM protein, producing the protein MRPPTDTAQRPMVLIWEVTQACELACDHCRADAKPGRHPDELTTAEGKALLDDVRQFAEDQLVVLSGGDPMQRPDLVELLEYGTDIGLTMTLTPSGTSSLTGDSIEALAAAGLTRLAVSLDGATASAHDAFRGETGSFEETLRAARAATEAGLPLQVNTTVCAGTVDDLPAIAELVADLGAVLWSVFFLVPVGRGRILDPVSPRRAEAVLSWLHDVRTDVPFGIKTTEAPHYRRVGLQLREDDTDERPPGAKRRAGIIAGDGFAFVSHTGDIYPSGFLPKPAGDVRTDDIVGVYRDADLFEALRDRSRLTGKCGVCEYRHVCGGSRSRAFATTGDPLASDPLCAYVPEEWETEGADIAGD; encoded by the coding sequence ATGAGACCGCCGACGGACACGGCCCAGCGACCGATGGTCCTCATCTGGGAGGTCACACAGGCCTGCGAACTGGCGTGTGACCACTGCCGGGCCGACGCGAAACCGGGGCGCCATCCGGACGAACTCACGACAGCGGAGGGGAAGGCGTTGCTCGACGACGTCCGGCAGTTCGCCGAGGACCAGCTCGTCGTGCTCTCGGGCGGGGACCCGATGCAGCGACCGGACCTCGTCGAACTCCTCGAGTATGGCACCGATATCGGGCTCACGATGACGCTGACACCGAGCGGAACGAGTTCGCTGACCGGCGACAGCATCGAGGCGCTGGCGGCGGCCGGACTCACCCGCTTGGCCGTGAGTCTCGACGGGGCGACGGCCAGCGCACACGACGCGTTCCGCGGCGAGACAGGGAGTTTCGAGGAGACGCTGCGGGCGGCCCGAGCGGCGACGGAGGCGGGACTCCCGCTGCAGGTCAACACCACAGTGTGTGCGGGGACCGTCGACGACCTGCCCGCTATCGCCGAGCTGGTCGCGGACCTCGGCGCCGTCCTCTGGAGTGTCTTCTTCCTCGTTCCCGTCGGCCGCGGGCGGATACTCGACCCTGTCTCGCCCCGACGGGCCGAAGCGGTGCTGTCGTGGCTCCACGACGTCCGGACGGACGTTCCCTTCGGCATCAAGACCACCGAGGCCCCACACTACCGACGGGTCGGCCTCCAGCTGCGCGAGGACGACACGGACGAACGGCCACCGGGCGCGAAACGCCGTGCCGGTATCATCGCCGGCGACGGGTTCGCGTTCGTCAGCCACACCGGCGACATCTACCCCTCCGGATTCTTGCCGAAACCCGCCGGCGACGTTCGGACGGACGACATCGTCGGCGTGTATCGCGACGCCGACCTGTTCGAGGCGCTTCGGGACCGCAGCCGGCTCACGGGGAAATGCGGCGTCTGTGAGTACCGACACGTCTGTGGCGGCAGTCGGTCCCGGGCCTTCGCCACGACCGGCGACCCCCTGGCGAGTGACCCGCTCTGTGCGTACGTTCCGGAGGAGTGGGAGACAGAGGGGGCAGATATCGCCGGCGATTGA
- the nirK gene encoding copper-containing nitrite reductase, giving the protein MSTIPEPTRRRVLQALGAGSVLLAGCSSAGPVDQTEQRTTSTPQSPSANGTQSTDVERVAADPTDIPDPIDRSTSKTIDVEMTTREQVAEIEPGVTYEYMTFDGQIPGPMVRVRRGDTVELTVTNDERNTMPHNIDLHAVRGPGGGAEDTMVAPGETDTIRFQATYPGAFIYHCAVPNMDYHISSGMFGMILVEPEDGLPEVDHEFYFGQQELYTTGETGEEGHHDFDMDAMTTEEPTYVLINGEKYAITPDRYGVPSMAVGDTARVFFVAGGPNQTSSFHPIGSVWDEVWQQGAIASQPNRFVQTTPVQPGSCAIATLHAEVPGPIKLVDHALSRVARKGAMAVISREGEANTDVFDPDPA; this is encoded by the coding sequence ATGTCAACCATACCCGAACCAACTCGGCGACGTGTCCTGCAAGCACTCGGTGCCGGAAGCGTGCTGCTGGCCGGGTGTAGCAGTGCAGGGCCGGTGGACCAAACCGAACAACGAACGACGTCGACGCCACAGTCCCCGAGCGCGAACGGCACACAGAGCACCGACGTCGAGCGTGTCGCCGCTGACCCGACCGATATCCCCGACCCGATAGACCGGTCGACCTCGAAGACCATCGACGTCGAGATGACGACCCGCGAGCAGGTCGCGGAGATAGAGCCGGGCGTCACCTACGAGTACATGACCTTCGACGGGCAGATTCCGGGGCCGATGGTCCGCGTCCGACGCGGGGATACGGTCGAGCTGACCGTCACGAACGACGAGCGCAACACGATGCCCCACAACATCGACCTCCACGCCGTTCGGGGGCCCGGCGGTGGGGCCGAGGACACGATGGTCGCGCCGGGCGAGACCGACACCATCCGCTTCCAGGCCACCTACCCCGGCGCGTTCATCTACCACTGTGCCGTCCCCAACATGGACTACCACATCTCCTCGGGGATGTTCGGGATGATACTCGTCGAGCCCGAAGACGGCCTGCCCGAGGTCGACCACGAGTTCTACTTCGGCCAGCAGGAGCTGTACACGACCGGCGAGACCGGCGAGGAGGGCCACCACGACTTCGACATGGACGCGATGACCACCGAGGAGCCCACCTACGTACTGATAAACGGTGAAAAGTACGCCATTACGCCCGACCGCTACGGCGTGCCCAGTATGGCTGTCGGGGACACCGCACGGGTGTTCTTCGTCGCTGGCGGGCCCAACCAGACGTCCAGCTTCCACCCCATCGGCTCCGTCTGGGACGAAGTCTGGCAACAGGGTGCCATCGCGAGCCAGCCCAATCGGTTCGTGCAGACGACGCCCGTCCAGCCCGGTTCCTGTGCCATCGCGACGCTCCACGCCGAGGTGCCCGGCCCGATAAAACTCGTCGACCACGCCCTCTCGCGGGTCGCTCGAAAGGGCGCGATGGCGGTCATCTCGCGTGAGGGCGAGGCAAACACCGACGTCTTCGACCCCGACCCGGCCTGA
- a CDS encoding DUF7562 family protein, whose product MFGSRRDGETVTCIACGEECPRADAREYDKHGDRWDRQDKSFEYLCKTCFTETCRQPRDGLEATLAAAEAGETDRETFLRQYHELADDQT is encoded by the coding sequence ATGTTCGGGTCCCGGCGCGACGGGGAGACGGTGACCTGCATCGCCTGTGGGGAGGAGTGTCCCCGGGCGGACGCCCGCGAGTACGACAAACACGGCGACCGCTGGGACCGACAGGACAAGTCCTTCGAGTATCTCTGCAAAACGTGTTTCACGGAGACCTGCCGCCAGCCACGCGACGGGCTGGAGGCGACGCTCGCGGCGGCCGAGGCGGGTGAAACCGACCGCGAGACCTTCTTGCGGCAGTACCACGAGCTGGCGGACGACCAGACGTAG
- a CDS encoding bacterio-opsin activator domain-containing protein produces the protein MQPPQTLVHSTLDTLPINIAVLDDEGTILFTNRAWQEFASADEGELQGVNYFGTTDVDADEYAGQAVEGIESVIDGEQDLFTLEYPCHSPDEKQWFLMRVAPLPPEDDGSAVVAHIDITQRKLAELAAERRSEQLKAERSNLQHLVDRVEGLITAVMDDVMSADSRADIQQTVVDRLATVDSYRFAWVGEFDLRDETLRPAALSADRQTDLAISLSAEDPVALAARTEEIQFTDDIGPAHAELADADVASLAAVPLVAGESLYGVLTVYADSADVFDPRERAVLGAVGQAVATAIDATETSRLLTADNVTELELQIRDDDIFFVSLSRELGCRLEYGGSVAGGEETVMFFLVESDDPSTVCAVAGDHPQVSAATHVSTAESTALFEFTVADPPVVSLLADRGAETRDIVVTPEHARFTVTLPSTTETRSIVEQVRDHYPTTDLLSVRERDEPPVSRQAFLGDLEDRLTNRQLTALRKGYLGGFFDWPRDVSGEELAESMGICPSTFHQHLRAGERKLLEAIFETW, from the coding sequence ATGCAACCACCCCAGACGCTCGTCCACTCGACGCTCGACACGCTCCCCATCAACATCGCTGTCCTCGACGACGAGGGGACGATTCTGTTCACGAACCGCGCCTGGCAGGAGTTTGCCAGCGCCGACGAAGGGGAGTTGCAGGGGGTGAACTACTTCGGTACCACCGACGTCGACGCCGACGAGTACGCCGGGCAGGCTGTCGAGGGTATCGAATCGGTCATCGACGGCGAGCAGGACCTCTTTACGCTCGAATACCCCTGTCACTCCCCGGACGAGAAACAGTGGTTCCTGATGCGAGTCGCGCCGCTGCCACCCGAGGACGACGGCAGCGCCGTCGTCGCACACATCGATATCACACAACGGAAATTAGCCGAGCTGGCCGCCGAACGGCGCAGCGAACAGCTCAAAGCGGAACGGTCGAACCTCCAGCATCTCGTCGACCGCGTCGAGGGGCTCATCACCGCCGTCATGGACGACGTGATGAGCGCGGACTCGCGGGCCGACATCCAGCAGACGGTCGTCGACCGGCTCGCGACCGTCGACTCCTATCGGTTCGCCTGGGTCGGGGAGTTCGACCTGCGGGACGAGACGCTGCGACCGGCGGCGCTGTCGGCCGACCGCCAGACGGACCTGGCTATCTCGCTGTCCGCCGAAGACCCCGTCGCGCTGGCGGCCCGGACCGAGGAGATACAGTTCACCGACGACATCGGGCCGGCCCACGCCGAGCTGGCCGACGCCGACGTCGCGAGCCTCGCCGCGGTGCCGCTGGTCGCCGGCGAGTCCCTCTACGGCGTGCTGACGGTCTATGCCGACAGCGCGGACGTCTTCGACCCCCGCGAGCGGGCCGTGCTCGGGGCGGTGGGCCAGGCCGTCGCCACCGCCATCGACGCCACCGAGACGAGCCGGCTGCTCACGGCGGACAACGTCACCGAACTCGAACTCCAGATACGGGACGACGACATCTTCTTCGTCTCGCTTTCCCGCGAACTGGGCTGCCGGCTGGAGTACGGCGGGAGCGTCGCCGGTGGCGAGGAGACGGTGATGTTCTTCCTGGTCGAGAGCGACGACCCGTCGACGGTGTGTGCCGTGGCCGGCGACCACCCGCAGGTCAGCGCCGCCACCCACGTCTCGACCGCGGAGTCGACGGCGCTGTTCGAGTTCACCGTGGCCGACCCGCCGGTCGTCTCGCTGCTGGCCGACCGCGGCGCCGAGACGCGCGATATCGTCGTCACGCCCGAACACGCCCGCTTTACCGTCACGCTCCCGTCGACGACCGAAACCAGGAGCATCGTCGAACAGGTGCGGGACCACTACCCAACGACCGACCTGCTCTCTGTCCGGGAGCGCGACGAACCGCCGGTCTCCCGGCAGGCGTTCCTGGGCGACCTCGAGGACCGGCTGACGAACCGACAGCTCACGGCGCTGCGGAAGGGGTATCTCGGCGGCTTTTTCGACTGGCCGCGGGACGTCTCCGGCGAGGAACTGGCCGAGTCGATGGGTATCTGCCCCTCTACGTTCCACCAGCATCTCCGGGCCGGCGAACGGAAGCTCCTCGAAGCCATCTTCGAGACGTGGTGA
- a CDS encoding phytoene/squalene synthase family protein encodes MQSDNIKTSKSIQQQTGRTFHLATRLLPERIRHPTYVMYAFFRVADEVVDQPDGPPPTVQHERLEEIREAALGNRDPDEMPDGEVLAAFQDLREAHDIPDEEVNVFVDAMEMDIAQARYETFDDLREYMRGSAVAVGNMMTMVMDPPQADTALPHAQALAEAFQLSNFLRDVREDIHEYGRVYLPQETLERHGVTEEQLARAEVDEGFRAVMQEEIARTEDLYREGVAGIRYLPEDCQFGVLLSAVLYAEHHRLIRSRGYDVLTETPELTRRRRLWLLARTWWHWRRNGDPEATFYAVSAVSERGPGATATERTSHGQPTWRG; translated from the coding sequence ATGCAATCTGACAATATCAAAACGAGCAAGTCGATTCAGCAGCAGACCGGTCGGACGTTCCACCTCGCGACCCGCCTCCTCCCCGAGCGGATTCGCCACCCGACGTACGTGATGTACGCCTTCTTCCGGGTCGCCGACGAGGTCGTCGACCAGCCTGACGGCCCCCCGCCGACCGTCCAGCACGAGCGATTAGAGGAGATTCGGGAAGCCGCGCTGGGCAACCGCGACCCCGACGAGATGCCCGACGGCGAGGTGCTCGCTGCGTTTCAGGACCTCCGTGAGGCCCACGACATCCCCGACGAGGAAGTGAACGTCTTCGTCGACGCGATGGAGATGGACATCGCTCAGGCCCGCTACGAGACCTTCGATGACCTCCGCGAGTATATGCGTGGCTCCGCCGTCGCCGTCGGCAACATGATGACGATGGTGATGGACCCCCCGCAGGCCGACACCGCCCTTCCCCACGCCCAGGCGCTGGCCGAGGCGTTTCAGCTCTCGAATTTCCTCCGTGACGTCCGCGAGGACATCCACGAGTACGGCCGGGTGTATCTCCCACAGGAGACCTTAGAGCGCCACGGCGTCACCGAGGAGCAACTCGCCAGGGCCGAAGTCGACGAGGGGTTCCGAGCGGTGATGCAGGAGGAAATCGCCCGGACCGAAGATCTCTACCGCGAGGGCGTGGCCGGTATCCGATATCTCCCCGAGGACTGTCAGTTCGGTGTTCTGCTGTCGGCGGTGCTGTACGCCGAACACCACCGACTCATCCGCTCGCGTGGGTACGACGTGCTGACGGAGACGCCTGAACTGACCCGCCGCCGTCGCCTCTGGCTGCTCGCCCGGACGTGGTGGCACTGGCGGCGCAACGGCGACCCCGAGGCGACCTTCTACGCCGTCAGTGCCGTCTCCGAACGCGGCCCCGGTGCGACCGCGACAGAGCGGACCAGCCACGGCCAGCCGACCTGGAGAGGGTAA
- a CDS encoding lycopene cyclase domain-containing protein, whose amino-acid sequence MTAGVGYLVFHAVAIVPVIAALAVVTRYRLGSRRDVLTGTLVLAGLALLYTTPWDNYLITRGVWWYGDDAVAITFGAAPLGEYLFFVLQPLLVGLWAARFRVETTRPLSISLPERALGLAGAGVVAAAGLVLLGADSGLYLGSLLVWSAPILAIQWAFGWPFLVAQWRPLLAGTLVPTLYLWVVDRIAIGVGLWTISERYTTGFAVPLLGLPIEEAVFFLLTSLFVVQGLVLYVWLVDQLRAVERPDRQSLTALFGGR is encoded by the coding sequence ATGACTGCCGGAGTCGGCTATCTCGTCTTTCACGCCGTCGCTATCGTGCCGGTCATCGCCGCCCTGGCCGTTGTCACCCGCTACCGGCTCGGTAGCCGACGCGACGTGCTCACGGGGACGCTGGTGCTTGCCGGACTGGCGCTACTGTACACGACGCCCTGGGACAACTACCTCATCACGCGGGGCGTCTGGTGGTACGGCGACGACGCGGTCGCCATCACCTTCGGCGCCGCGCCGCTGGGCGAGTATCTCTTCTTCGTCCTCCAGCCACTGCTGGTGGGGCTGTGGGCCGCCCGGTTTCGGGTCGAGACGACGCGACCACTGTCGATTTCCCTCCCCGAGCGGGCCCTCGGACTGGCCGGCGCCGGCGTGGTGGCCGCCGCGGGACTCGTGTTGCTCGGCGCGGACAGCGGCCTGTATCTCGGCTCGCTGCTGGTCTGGAGTGCCCCGATTCTGGCCATCCAGTGGGCCTTTGGCTGGCCGTTCCTGGTCGCACAGTGGCGTCCCCTCCTGGCCGGGACGCTCGTCCCGACGCTGTATCTCTGGGTCGTGGACCGAATCGCCATCGGCGTCGGACTCTGGACCATCTCGGAGCGCTACACCACCGGGTTCGCCGTCCCGCTGCTGGGCCTGCCCATCGAGGAGGCCGTGTTCTTCCTGTTGACCTCGCTGTTCGTCGTCCAGGGACTGGTGCTGTACGTCTGGCTCGTCGACCAGTTGCGGGCGGTCGAGCGACCTGACCGGCAGTCGCTTACGGCGCTGTTCGGGGGGCGATGA
- a CDS encoding Brp/Blh family beta-carotene 15,15'-dioxygenase gives MRGAAPVAHETLRPLVFVPGWVALAVVPFVAGLELSPVLQYVPLVASALLLGLPHGAVDHLAVARTRGRRPDLWAIGRVVALYTVVGGAYAVAWFLAPAVAFALFIFVTWFHWGQGDLYTLVVLADADHLRTPVQRLAVVVVRGGLPMLVPLLAFPEWYRRVAVTLVGRFAPDAVAALSPAFRPDVRLGLAIAYSAVVVATLSVGYARATDSAPWRLDAAETFGLVAFFALVPPVLAIGVYFCLWHSLRHIARLLLVDDAATAALGEGDSTAAFARFARDAAPLTLVSLALLAGLALLVPNPPETVPEWVGLYLVFIAVVTLPHVVVVTIMDGEQRIWA, from the coding sequence GTGCGAGGGGCCGCTCCCGTCGCCCACGAGACGCTCCGGCCGCTGGTGTTCGTCCCCGGGTGGGTCGCCCTCGCCGTCGTGCCGTTCGTGGCTGGCCTCGAACTCTCGCCCGTCCTCCAGTACGTACCCCTGGTCGCCAGCGCCCTACTGTTGGGACTCCCCCACGGCGCTGTCGACCACCTCGCGGTGGCCCGGACCCGCGGCCGGCGTCCCGACCTGTGGGCTATCGGTCGGGTCGTCGCCCTCTATACCGTCGTCGGCGGGGCCTACGCCGTCGCCTGGTTCCTGGCGCCCGCCGTCGCCTTCGCCCTCTTTATTTTCGTCACGTGGTTCCACTGGGGGCAGGGGGACCTCTACACGCTCGTCGTGCTGGCCGACGCCGACCACCTCCGAACGCCGGTCCAGCGTCTCGCCGTCGTCGTCGTCCGCGGCGGCCTGCCGATGCTCGTCCCACTGCTCGCCTTTCCGGAGTGGTACCGCCGGGTCGCGGTGACGCTCGTGGGTCGGTTCGCCCCCGACGCCGTGGCGGCGCTCTCGCCTGCCTTCCGGCCCGACGTTCGCCTGGGGCTGGCTATCGCCTACAGCGCCGTCGTCGTCGCGACGCTTTCCGTCGGCTACGCTCGGGCGACCGACAGCGCGCCCTGGCGGCTCGACGCCGCCGAGACGTTCGGCCTCGTCGCGTTTTTCGCCCTCGTTCCGCCGGTGCTGGCCATCGGCGTCTACTTCTGCCTGTGGCACTCGCTGCGACACATCGCCCGCCTCCTGCTCGTCGACGACGCGGCGACGGCCGCGCTGGGCGAGGGGGACTCGACCGCTGCGTTCGCCCGGTTCGCTCGCGACGCGGCCCCCCTGACGCTCGTCTCACTCGCGCTGCTGGCAGGTCTCGCACTGCTGGTCCCGAACCCCCCCGAGACCGTCCCCGAGTGGGTGGGGCTCTACCTGGTCTTTATCGCCGTCGTCACACTCCCGCACGTGGTTGTGGTAACGATAATGGACGGGGAGCAACGCATCTGGGCGTAG